Proteins encoded in a region of the Polyodon spathula isolate WHYD16114869_AA chromosome 9, ASM1765450v1, whole genome shotgun sequence genome:
- the LOC121320882 gene encoding transcription factor Dp-1-like isoform X1 produces the protein MAKDAGLIEANGELKLFLDQNLSPGKGVLSLVAVHPTTLTMGKQLLPKTLGPSNVNITPHMVISTPQRSTGTNAVLLGSPHTPNTQFITQSQVADSSPWSTGKRNKKGEKNGKGLRHFSMKVCEKVQRKGTTSYNEVADELVAEFSTPDNHISPNDSHVYDQKNIRRRVYDALNVLMAMNIISKEKKEIKWIGLPTNSAQECQNLEVERQRKLERIKQKQSQLQELILQQIAFKNLVQRNRLQEEQTSRPPPSNSVIHLPFIIVNTSKKTVIDCSISNDKFEYLFNFDNTFEIHDDIEVLKRMGMACGLESGKCSPEDLKIARSLIPKALEPYLTEMAHGSINNVYVPGETSNGGRCHTGSDNGAEGTVASSSNGSHYSGSRVETPVSYMGDDDEDEDDYDENDDED, from the exons GCAGGCTTAATTGAAGCAAATGGAGAGCTCAAGCTTTTTTTAGACCAAAATCTTAGTCCTGGTAAAG GTGTGTTATCATTAGTGGCTGTTCATCCAACAACTCTAACTATGGGAAAACAGCTCCTGCCAAAAACACTCGGACCCTCCAACGTTAACATTACGCCACACATG GTCATCAGCACCCCGCAGAGATCCACAGGGACAAATGCAGTCCTGCTTGGCAGTCCTCACACACCAAATACACAATTCATCACACAGAGCCAGGTGGCAGACTCTTCTCCCTGGTCCACAGG TAAGCGGAATAAGAAAGGGGAGAAGAATGGCAAAGGGCTGAGGCATTTCTCCATGAAGGTGTGCGAGAAGGTTCAAAGGAAAGGAACGACCTCTTACAACGAGGTCGCCGATGAACTGGTGGCAGAGTTCAGTACCCCAGATAACCACATTTCACCCAATGATTCA CATGTTTATGATCAGAAAAACATCAGACGTCGAGTCTATGATGCCTTAAATGTGCTTATGGCAATGAACATTATCTCTAAGGAGAAGAAGGAAATCAAATGGATAGGGCTCCCGACCAACTCAGCTCAGGAATGTCAGAATTTAGAG GTGGAGAGGCAAAGAAAACTTGAGCGAATAAAGCAAAAGCAATCCCAGCTACAGGAGCTCATTCTACAG CAAATTGCCTTTAAAAATCTTGTTCAGAGAAACCGACTACAAGAGGAGCAGACGAGTCGACCCCCGCCTTCCAACTCTGTGATCCACTTACCCTTTATAATAGTGAACACCAGCAAGAAGACAGTCATTGACTGCAGCATCTCAAACGACAA gtttgaatatttatttaactttgatAACACTTTTGAAATTCACGACGACATTGAGGTGTTGAAGCGAATGGGAATGGCCTGTGGTTTAGAGTCTGGGAAGTGCTCACCAGAGGACCTGAAGATTGCCAGGAGCTTGATACCCAAGGCACTGGAACCATACCTAACAG aaatggcTCACGGATCAATCAACAATGTTTATGTCCCAGGAGAGACTTCCAATGGGGGTCGTTGTCATACTGGGAG TGACAATGGTGCAGAAGGAACAGTGGCCTCCAGTTCTAATGGCTCACATTACAGTGGCTCCAGAGTGGAGACCCCTGTGTCCTACATGGGGGATGATGATGAAGACGAGGACGACTATGATGAGAATGATGATGAAGACTAA
- the LOC121320882 gene encoding transcription factor Dp-1-like isoform X3: MGKQLLPKTLGPSNVNITPHMVISTPQRSTGTNAVLLGSPHTPNTQFITQSQVADSSPWSTGKRNKKGEKNGKGLRHFSMKVCEKVQRKGTTSYNEVADELVAEFSTPDNHISPNDSHVYDQKNIRRRVYDALNVLMAMNIISKEKKEIKWIGLPTNSAQECQNLEVERQRKLERIKQKQSQLQELILQQIAFKNLVQRNRLQEEQTSRPPPSNSVIHLPFIIVNTSKKTVIDCSISNDKFEYLFNFDNTFEIHDDIEVLKRMGMACGLESGKCSPEDLKIARSLIPKALEPYLTEMAHGSINNVYVPGETSNGGRCHTGSDNGAEGTVASSSNGSHYSGSRVETPVSYMGDDDEDEDDYDENDDED; the protein is encoded by the exons ATGGGAAAACAGCTCCTGCCAAAAACACTCGGACCCTCCAACGTTAACATTACGCCACACATG GTCATCAGCACCCCGCAGAGATCCACAGGGACAAATGCAGTCCTGCTTGGCAGTCCTCACACACCAAATACACAATTCATCACACAGAGCCAGGTGGCAGACTCTTCTCCCTGGTCCACAGG TAAGCGGAATAAGAAAGGGGAGAAGAATGGCAAAGGGCTGAGGCATTTCTCCATGAAGGTGTGCGAGAAGGTTCAAAGGAAAGGAACGACCTCTTACAACGAGGTCGCCGATGAACTGGTGGCAGAGTTCAGTACCCCAGATAACCACATTTCACCCAATGATTCA CATGTTTATGATCAGAAAAACATCAGACGTCGAGTCTATGATGCCTTAAATGTGCTTATGGCAATGAACATTATCTCTAAGGAGAAGAAGGAAATCAAATGGATAGGGCTCCCGACCAACTCAGCTCAGGAATGTCAGAATTTAGAG GTGGAGAGGCAAAGAAAACTTGAGCGAATAAAGCAAAAGCAATCCCAGCTACAGGAGCTCATTCTACAG CAAATTGCCTTTAAAAATCTTGTTCAGAGAAACCGACTACAAGAGGAGCAGACGAGTCGACCCCCGCCTTCCAACTCTGTGATCCACTTACCCTTTATAATAGTGAACACCAGCAAGAAGACAGTCATTGACTGCAGCATCTCAAACGACAA gtttgaatatttatttaactttgatAACACTTTTGAAATTCACGACGACATTGAGGTGTTGAAGCGAATGGGAATGGCCTGTGGTTTAGAGTCTGGGAAGTGCTCACCAGAGGACCTGAAGATTGCCAGGAGCTTGATACCCAAGGCACTGGAACCATACCTAACAG aaatggcTCACGGATCAATCAACAATGTTTATGTCCCAGGAGAGACTTCCAATGGGGGTCGTTGTCATACTGGGAG TGACAATGGTGCAGAAGGAACAGTGGCCTCCAGTTCTAATGGCTCACATTACAGTGGCTCCAGAGTGGAGACCCCTGTGTCCTACATGGGGGATGATGATGAAGACGAGGACGACTATGATGAGAATGATGATGAAGACTAA
- the LOC121320882 gene encoding transcription factor Dp-1-like isoform X2 translates to MTGCSCVLSLVAVHPTTLTMGKQLLPKTLGPSNVNITPHMVISTPQRSTGTNAVLLGSPHTPNTQFITQSQVADSSPWSTGKRNKKGEKNGKGLRHFSMKVCEKVQRKGTTSYNEVADELVAEFSTPDNHISPNDSHVYDQKNIRRRVYDALNVLMAMNIISKEKKEIKWIGLPTNSAQECQNLEVERQRKLERIKQKQSQLQELILQQIAFKNLVQRNRLQEEQTSRPPPSNSVIHLPFIIVNTSKKTVIDCSISNDKFEYLFNFDNTFEIHDDIEVLKRMGMACGLESGKCSPEDLKIARSLIPKALEPYLTEMAHGSINNVYVPGETSNGGRCHTGSDNGAEGTVASSSNGSHYSGSRVETPVSYMGDDDEDEDDYDENDDED, encoded by the exons GTGTGTTATCATTAGTGGCTGTTCATCCAACAACTCTAACTATGGGAAAACAGCTCCTGCCAAAAACACTCGGACCCTCCAACGTTAACATTACGCCACACATG GTCATCAGCACCCCGCAGAGATCCACAGGGACAAATGCAGTCCTGCTTGGCAGTCCTCACACACCAAATACACAATTCATCACACAGAGCCAGGTGGCAGACTCTTCTCCCTGGTCCACAGG TAAGCGGAATAAGAAAGGGGAGAAGAATGGCAAAGGGCTGAGGCATTTCTCCATGAAGGTGTGCGAGAAGGTTCAAAGGAAAGGAACGACCTCTTACAACGAGGTCGCCGATGAACTGGTGGCAGAGTTCAGTACCCCAGATAACCACATTTCACCCAATGATTCA CATGTTTATGATCAGAAAAACATCAGACGTCGAGTCTATGATGCCTTAAATGTGCTTATGGCAATGAACATTATCTCTAAGGAGAAGAAGGAAATCAAATGGATAGGGCTCCCGACCAACTCAGCTCAGGAATGTCAGAATTTAGAG GTGGAGAGGCAAAGAAAACTTGAGCGAATAAAGCAAAAGCAATCCCAGCTACAGGAGCTCATTCTACAG CAAATTGCCTTTAAAAATCTTGTTCAGAGAAACCGACTACAAGAGGAGCAGACGAGTCGACCCCCGCCTTCCAACTCTGTGATCCACTTACCCTTTATAATAGTGAACACCAGCAAGAAGACAGTCATTGACTGCAGCATCTCAAACGACAA gtttgaatatttatttaactttgatAACACTTTTGAAATTCACGACGACATTGAGGTGTTGAAGCGAATGGGAATGGCCTGTGGTTTAGAGTCTGGGAAGTGCTCACCAGAGGACCTGAAGATTGCCAGGAGCTTGATACCCAAGGCACTGGAACCATACCTAACAG aaatggcTCACGGATCAATCAACAATGTTTATGTCCCAGGAGAGACTTCCAATGGGGGTCGTTGTCATACTGGGAG TGACAATGGTGCAGAAGGAACAGTGGCCTCCAGTTCTAATGGCTCACATTACAGTGGCTCCAGAGTGGAGACCCCTGTGTCCTACATGGGGGATGATGATGAAGACGAGGACGACTATGATGAGAATGATGATGAAGACTAA